One window from the genome of Echinicola vietnamensis DSM 17526 encodes:
- the sdaAA gene encoding L-serine ammonia-lyase, iron-sulfur-dependent, subunit alpha: MSYLFETFQGWKEYCEAKNVPLYAPVMEYEKDQRGKSEEQIWEGLRSAYKVMKDAVETGLKEEMVSRSGMINNGAKKVYHHPLSVLSPEFQRLISRALAAKEVNSCMGRVVAAPTAGASGILPGTLYTLQEIHGLSDDKVLEGLLIGAGVALIIEQNASLAGAVGGCQAETGSAAAMASGAMVYCLGGNTDQVFNAVAITIQCMLGLVCDPVAGLVEIPCVVRNASAAAIANSSAQIALADVSGVIPVDECVEAMGEIGASMENKYKETALGGLAATLTGKGIAKKVLIQDIEILPDEESTD; encoded by the coding sequence ATGAGTTATCTGTTTGAGACTTTCCAAGGATGGAAGGAGTACTGTGAAGCAAAAAATGTCCCGCTCTATGCCCCTGTGATGGAGTACGAAAAGGATCAGCGAGGCAAGTCAGAGGAACAAATATGGGAAGGCTTGCGAAGTGCCTATAAGGTAATGAAGGATGCGGTGGAAACAGGCCTTAAAGAAGAAATGGTTTCCCGGTCCGGTATGATCAACAATGGCGCCAAGAAGGTCTATCATCATCCCCTTTCTGTGCTGTCCCCTGAGTTCCAGCGACTGATTTCCAGGGCGCTCGCAGCCAAGGAGGTGAACAGTTGTATGGGACGGGTGGTAGCTGCTCCCACAGCAGGTGCATCAGGAATATTGCCTGGCACATTGTATACGTTACAGGAGATTCATGGATTATCGGACGATAAGGTCCTGGAGGGGCTTTTGATTGGGGCTGGCGTGGCGTTGATCATTGAGCAAAACGCAAGCTTGGCAGGAGCAGTAGGAGGCTGTCAAGCGGAAACTGGGTCTGCTGCGGCGATGGCCTCAGGAGCGATGGTGTACTGCCTGGGTGGAAATACGGATCAGGTCTTCAATGCCGTAGCCATTACCATCCAATGTATGTTAGGCTTGGTCTGTGATCCTGTAGCGGGGCTGGTGGAGATACCTTGCGTGGTAAGGAATGCCAGTGCTGCGGCCATAGCGAACAGTTCTGCCCAAATTGCCCTTGCCGATGTTAGCGGAGTCATCCCCGTGGATGAATGCGTAGAAGCAATGGGAGAGATAGGGGCCAGCATGGAAAATAAGTACAAAGAGACTGCTTTGGGCGGACTGGCGGCGACACTCACAGGAAAAGGAATTGCCAAGAAGGTCCTCATTCAGGATATTGAAATCCTTCCTGATGAAGAATCAACCGATTAG
- a CDS encoding FKBP-type peptidyl-prolyl cis-trans isomerase produces the protein MKRVFTTAIAVSLGVLMTSCLQDKESAYEKQVKKEDQELANYISQNGIDAEKTTAGYYYDLIEDVEDGQKFNDEDIIGIYYEMETLEGAFVGSHTEEDGAPIMFKYDVGGQTLAPIAMNLAVSMAEVGETMELYVPSYLAYSDYNYGQLIPKYSHMKIRVHFEKIFAPQEVAVLEDEMIQQYLTQENLEGFENVEDGVYVRVTDPGDETSDASKNGNTLRFSFEMFALGEDEAFSKVTDNTVTTKLGDDDNYDFLNIGFKDLHEEAKVEIISPSAAAFGNTAQVLPDAIREDYYEKGYLSVIVRPFTPILFKAEIESID, from the coding sequence ATGAAGAGAGTTTTCACAACCGCCATAGCGGTTTCTTTAGGAGTCTTGATGACTTCTTGCCTGCAGGACAAGGAATCAGCATATGAAAAGCAAGTCAAAAAGGAGGACCAAGAATTAGCCAATTACATTAGCCAAAATGGTATCGATGCGGAGAAGACCACTGCAGGATATTATTATGACTTGATTGAGGATGTCGAAGATGGGCAGAAGTTCAATGACGAGGACATCATCGGGATCTATTATGAGATGGAAACCCTTGAAGGGGCTTTTGTCGGTTCACATACGGAAGAGGATGGGGCACCGATCATGTTTAAGTATGATGTGGGAGGACAAACGCTGGCTCCTATTGCCATGAATTTGGCCGTGTCCATGGCTGAGGTTGGAGAGACGATGGAGCTTTATGTGCCTTCGTATTTGGCTTATTCGGATTACAATTATGGGCAATTGATCCCGAAATATTCCCATATGAAGATCAGGGTGCACTTTGAGAAAATATTTGCGCCCCAAGAAGTGGCTGTCCTGGAGGATGAGATGATTCAGCAATACCTGACGCAGGAGAATTTGGAGGGTTTTGAGAACGTGGAAGATGGCGTGTATGTGCGTGTGACAGATCCTGGAGACGAAACCTCCGATGCCAGTAAAAATGGCAATACCCTGAGGTTTTCGTTTGAGATGTTTGCCTTGGGTGAAGACGAGGCTTTTTCAAAGGTTACTGATAATACCGTCACCACAAAGCTTGGAGACGATGATAACTACGACTTCCTAAACATTGGGTTCAAGGACCTGCACGAAGAAGCAAAGGTCGAAATCATTTCACCGTCGGCAGCAGCATTTGGAAATACTGCCCAGGTGCTTCCTGATGCCATCAGAGAGGATTATTATGAAAAAGGTTACCTGAGTGTTATTGTAAGGCCATTTACACCGATATTGTTTAAGGCTGAGATAGAGAGCATTGATTAA
- a CDS encoding RNA polymerase sigma factor, with translation MDQYLIQEAKDGKPKALEMLYKHFYGYAMSVSLRYSNSREEACEIVNDSFMKAFDRIHQYSENSSFKAWFRRIVINTSIDYYRKHVKHYAVMEIEKASAKTYDASIIDELSKADILDALRDLPEVMRIIFNMYEIEGYNHNEIGESLDIPASTSRTYLARAKQRLREKITELNRIKDEGAVR, from the coding sequence TTGGACCAATACCTCATTCAAGAAGCCAAAGATGGTAAGCCCAAAGCCCTGGAAATGCTCTATAAGCATTTTTACGGGTATGCTATGAGCGTTTCGCTGAGGTACTCCAATAGTCGCGAGGAGGCATGTGAAATCGTGAACGATAGCTTTATGAAGGCGTTTGACCGGATACATCAATATTCGGAAAACAGCTCTTTCAAAGCATGGTTCAGAAGGATCGTGATCAATACATCCATTGATTATTACCGGAAACATGTAAAGCACTATGCGGTAATGGAAATTGAAAAGGCATCTGCAAAAACGTATGATGCTTCCATTATCGATGAACTATCCAAAGCCGATATCCTGGATGCCCTGCGGGATTTGCCCGAGGTGATGCGTATCATCTTTAATATGTACGAAATTGAGGGATATAATCACAATGAGATTGGAGAGTCTTTGGATATTCCTGCCAGTACGAGCAGGACATATTTGGCCCGGGCCAAGCAACGATTAAGAGAAAAAATAACAGAGTTAAACCGAATAAAAGATGAAGGAGCAGTTCGATAA
- a CDS encoding OsmC family protein: MPTIKSTYLENLRTSSQHLQSGKEIITDAPVDNKGKGEAFSPTDLVASALGSCMVTIMGIVAHREGHELTGLNWEVTKVMDSNPRKIKEIIIDFNWEHPLEDPKLLQKLKNAARTCPVALSLSDEVVQSVTFNF, translated from the coding sequence ATGCCTACTATTAAAAGCACCTACCTCGAAAATCTAAGAACCAGCTCCCAGCATTTGCAATCAGGCAAGGAGATCATTACCGATGCCCCGGTGGATAACAAGGGTAAAGGAGAAGCTTTTTCTCCTACTGACTTGGTAGCATCAGCATTGGGAAGCTGCATGGTGACCATTATGGGGATCGTAGCGCACCGTGAGGGGCACGAGCTTACAGGCCTGAACTGGGAAGTGACCAAGGTAATGGACAGTAATCCTAGAAAAATCAAGGAGATCATCATTGATTTTAACTGGGAACATCCATTGGAGGATCCGAAACTACTTCAAAAGTTGAAAAATGCTGCCAGGACCTGCCCTGTGGCCTTGAGCCTTTCCGATGAGGTGGTGCAGTCCGTAACGTTTAATTTTTAG